In Morococcus cerebrosus, a single genomic region encodes these proteins:
- a CDS encoding DUF2199 domain-containing protein yields the protein MYTCTSCGEKHEDMPALCFATPAPYDQLSEEERIAYQAECDSDFCIIRYPNQTDRFIRAVLLIPIIGHEETLEYGVWVSVSEKSFNNYQSHFHDNPENVVYFGMICNWLPPYESDTFGLHCNVVTQSDNRRPLLQLHQGSEHPLVRDFYHGIEYAEAQARIEAAFGADY from the coding sequence ATGTACACTTGCACTTCCTGCGGCGAAAAACATGAAGACATGCCGGCGCTCTGCTTTGCCACTCCCGCTCCCTATGACCAACTCAGTGAAGAAGAACGCATTGCTTATCAAGCGGAATGCGATTCTGATTTCTGTATCATCCGTTATCCCAACCAAACCGACCGCTTTATCCGCGCGGTGCTGCTTATTCCGATTATCGGGCATGAGGAAACGCTGGAATACGGGGTGTGGGTATCCGTCAGCGAAAAGAGTTTTAACAACTATCAAAGCCACTTTCACGACAATCCGGAAAACGTCGTTTATTTCGGCATGATCTGCAACTGGCTGCCCCCTTACGAATCCGACACCTTCGGTCTGCACTGCAATGTCGTTACCCAGTCCGACAACCGACGTCCCCTGCTGCAACTCCATCAAGGCAGCGAACATCCGCTGGTACGCGACTTTTATCACGGCATAGAATATGCCGAAGCGCAGGCAAGGATAGAGGCGGCATTCGGGGCAGACTATTAA
- a CDS encoding DUF2750 domain-containing protein — MGYPPQAIQSILRLSAQKRFEHAVKDIADAECLYVMADEEGDWSFWGDDDGHTSLAIWSDLEFARLSLAQAGDASLCIFELELEEFLEDGIPYLMDIGSYIAIFPTPDDPETVDMPAIEFAARINKILEESYGEALDLPYLNG; from the coding sequence ATGGGATATCCACCACAAGCCATTCAATCTATTCTGCGTCTGTCCGCACAAAAACGTTTTGAACACGCCGTTAAAGACATTGCCGATGCAGAATGTCTTTATGTGATGGCAGACGAAGAAGGAGACTGGTCATTTTGGGGCGATGATGACGGCCATACCTCGCTGGCTATTTGGTCAGATTTGGAATTTGCCCGCTTATCCTTGGCACAGGCAGGAGACGCAAGTCTTTGCATCTTCGAATTGGAGCTTGAAGAATTTTTAGAAGACGGCATTCCCTATCTGATGGACATTGGCAGCTACATTGCCATTTTCCCCACGCCTGACGACCCCGAAACCGTCGATATGCCTGCTATTGAATTTGCCGCCCGTATCAACAAAATTTTGGAAGAAAGCTATGGTGAAGCTTTGGATCTGCCTTATTTGAACGGTTAA
- a CDS encoding tetratricopeptide repeat protein: MSELNDQTYDTICQLCEQGDTLADDGQYAEALDLYWQAWDLLPEPKTDWEAATWILAAIGDADFLSGDFAAAHEHLSHAMYCPDAIGNPFLHLRLGQAQFELGNMERAADELMRAYMGLDDEAWLDEDPKYLDFLATVAEGIENHSRKTTSAI; the protein is encoded by the coding sequence ATGAGCGAATTAAACGACCAAACCTACGACACCATTTGCCAGCTTTGCGAACAAGGCGACACTTTGGCGGACGACGGGCAATACGCCGAAGCACTCGACCTTTATTGGCAGGCATGGGATTTGTTGCCCGAACCGAAAACCGACTGGGAAGCGGCAACATGGATTCTGGCAGCCATCGGCGATGCGGATTTTTTGAGTGGCGATTTTGCCGCCGCGCACGAGCATTTAAGCCACGCCATGTATTGCCCGGACGCAATCGGCAACCCGTTTTTGCATTTGCGTTTAGGACAGGCGCAGTTTGAATTAGGCAATATGGAACGCGCCGCTGACGAGCTGATGCGCGCCTACATGGGTTTGGACGATGAAGCGTGGCTGGACGAAGACCCGAAATATCTGGATTTCTTAGCCACCGTAGCAGAAGGAATTGAAAACCACAGCCGAAAAACAACTAGTGCAATATAG
- the dnaE gene encoding DNA polymerase III subunit alpha — protein MTEPTYIPLRLHTEFSITDGMVRIKKLIAKAQEYGLPALGISDLMNEFGLVKFYKACRSAGIKPVGAADVWIGNPNAPDKPFRAMLIIRNDAGYLRLSELLTAAYVGKDRNVHHAELNPEWLENGDNSGLICLSGAHYGEVGVNLLNGNEDAARAAALKYAAWFPDAFYLELQRLPERPEWEACVSGSVKLAEELGLPVVATHPTQFMSRDDFNAHEARVCIAGGWVLTDKKRPRDFTPSQFFIPPETMLERFADLPEALENTVEIAKRCNIHITLGKNFLPLFPTPDGLSLDDYLVKLSNEGLQERMVQLYPDEAERAAKMPEYQERLDFELNIIIQMKFPGYFLIVQDFINWAKTHGCPVGPGRGSGAGSLVAYSLKITDLDPLKYALLFERFLNPERVSMPDFDVDFCQSNRSRVIEYVRDKYGAQAVSQIVTFGTMSSKAVIRDVGRVLELPFTLCDKLSKLIPLEANKPLGLDDAMKAEPQIQELIEAEEADELITLAKKLEDLTRGLGMHAGGVLIAPGKISDYSPVYQADESASPVSMYDKGDVEDVGLVKFDFLGLRNLTIIEMAQNNIKNTTGDIVDVGKIPLDDQAAYKIFRDANTTAVFQFESTGMKKMLKTAHTTKFEELIAFVSLYRPGPMDNIPDFVARMKGQEFQYIHPLLEGILAPTYGIMVYQEQVMQAAQIIGGYSLGGADLLRRAMGKKKPEEMVKHREIFAEGAAKQGISREKSDEIFNYMEKFAGYGFNKSHAAAYALISYQTAWLKAHYPAEFMAATMSSELDNTDQLKHFYDDCRANGIEFLPPDINESDYRFTPYPNMKIRYALGAIKGTGEAAVESIIAARQSGGKFTGLLDFCERVGKEHMNRRTLEALIRGGAFDSIEPNRAMLLANIDLAMNNADQKAANANQGGLFDMMEDAIEPVQLIDAPMWSESEKLAEEKTVIGFYLSGHPFGPYAQEVRQIAPTKLGRLKPQDSVRLAGFVTAVRTMMGKRGKIAFVSLEDLSGQIEIMVSGQTLENCADYLKSDQVLIIESKVSRDDYGGGDGLRIMANQVMTLQMARERYARSLSLALTPGHDIERLAAILTAHRLPDTSHIPLQLSYSNGKASGRFQVPPKWMVTPSSALFDELEKLLGSRAVRVNW, from the coding sequence ATGACCGAGCCGACCTATATCCCGCTGCGCCTGCATACCGAGTTTTCGATTACCGACGGTATGGTGCGGATTAAAAAACTGATTGCCAAAGCGCAGGAATACGGTTTGCCTGCTTTGGGCATCAGCGATTTGATGAACGAATTCGGTTTGGTGAAATTCTATAAAGCCTGCCGCAGCGCGGGGATTAAGCCCGTCGGGGCGGCGGATGTGTGGATAGGCAATCCCAATGCGCCCGACAAGCCGTTCCGCGCCATGCTGATTATCCGCAACGATGCGGGCTATCTGCGCCTGAGCGAGCTTTTAACGGCGGCTTATGTCGGCAAAGACCGCAATGTCCATCATGCGGAACTCAATCCCGAATGGCTGGAAAACGGCGACAACAGCGGCTTGATTTGTTTGAGCGGCGCGCATTACGGCGAAGTGGGCGTAAATCTCTTGAACGGCAATGAAGACGCGGCGCGTGCGGCGGCGTTGAAGTATGCGGCGTGGTTCCCCGATGCGTTTTATCTGGAGCTGCAACGCCTGCCCGAGCGTCCCGAATGGGAGGCTTGCGTTTCGGGCAGCGTGAAACTGGCGGAGGAGTTGGGTTTGCCGGTGGTGGCGACGCATCCGACGCAGTTTATGAGCCGCGACGACTTCAACGCGCACGAGGCGCGGGTGTGCATCGCGGGCGGCTGGGTGCTGACGGACAAGAAACGTCCGCGCGATTTCACGCCGAGCCAGTTTTTCATTCCGCCGGAAACGATGCTGGAGCGTTTCGCCGATTTGCCCGAAGCCTTGGAAAACACGGTGGAAATTGCCAAACGCTGCAATATCCATATCACGCTGGGCAAAAACTTCCTGCCCCTGTTCCCGACGCCCGACGGCTTGTCGCTGGATGATTATCTGGTGAAACTGTCCAACGAGGGCTTGCAGGAACGCATGGTTCAGCTTTATCCCGACGAGGCGGAACGGGCGGCGAAAATGCCGGAATATCAGGAGCGGCTGGATTTTGAGTTGAACATCATCATCCAGATGAAATTCCCCGGCTATTTCCTTATCGTACAAGACTTTATCAACTGGGCGAAAACGCACGGCTGTCCGGTAGGGCCGGGACGCGGTTCGGGCGCGGGTTCGCTGGTGGCGTATTCGCTGAAGATTACCGACCTCGATCCGCTCAAATACGCGCTGCTGTTCGAGCGTTTCTTAAACCCCGAACGCGTTTCCATGCCCGACTTCGACGTGGACTTTTGCCAAAGCAACCGCAGTCGCGTGATTGAGTATGTGCGCGATAAATACGGCGCGCAGGCGGTGAGCCAGATTGTGACTTTCGGCACGATGTCGTCCAAAGCGGTCATCCGCGACGTAGGGCGCGTGTTGGAGCTGCCGTTTACCCTGTGCGACAAATTATCGAAGCTGATTCCGCTGGAAGCCAACAAACCTTTGGGTTTGGACGATGCAATGAAGGCGGAACCGCAGATTCAGGAATTGATCGAAGCGGAAGAAGCGGACGAACTGATTACGTTGGCGAAAAAGCTGGAAGACCTGACGCGCGGTTTGGGTATGCACGCGGGCGGCGTGTTGATTGCACCGGGCAAGATTTCCGATTACAGCCCCGTGTATCAGGCAGACGAATCCGCCTCGCCCGTATCCATGTACGACAAGGGCGACGTGGAAGACGTGGGTTTGGTGAAGTTCGACTTTTTGGGCCTGCGCAACCTGACCATTATCGAAATGGCGCAGAACAACATCAAAAACACCACCGGCGATATTGTCGATGTCGGCAAAATCCCGCTCGATGACCAGGCCGCCTACAAAATCTTCCGCGATGCGAACACCACCGCCGTCTTCCAGTTCGAATCGACCGGCATGAAAAAAATGCTGAAAACGGCGCACACGACCAAGTTTGAAGAACTAATCGCCTTCGTATCGCTCTACCGACCCGGCCCGATGGACAACATTCCCGATTTCGTCGCGCGCATGAAGGGACAGGAATTCCAATACATCCACCCGCTGCTCGAAGGCATCCTCGCGCCGACCTACGGGATTATGGTGTATCAGGAACAAGTGATGCAGGCGGCGCAGATTATCGGCGGCTACTCGCTCGGCGGTGCGGACCTGCTGCGCCGCGCCATGGGTAAGAAAAAGCCCGAAGAAATGGTGAAACACCGCGAAATCTTCGCCGAAGGCGCGGCAAAACAAGGTATTTCGCGCGAAAAATCCGACGAAATCTTCAACTACATGGAAAAGTTCGCCGGCTACGGTTTCAACAAATCCCACGCCGCCGCCTACGCCCTGATTTCCTACCAGACCGCATGGCTCAAAGCCCATTACCCCGCCGAATTTATGGCAGCGACCATGTCGTCTGAATTGGACAACACCGACCAGCTCAAGCATTTCTACGACGACTGCCGCGCCAACGGCATCGAGTTCCTGCCGCCCGACATCAACGAATCCGACTACCGCTTCACGCCGTATCCGAACATGAAAATCCGCTACGCACTCGGCGCGATTAAAGGCACGGGCGAAGCCGCCGTCGAATCCATCATCGCCGCGCGGCAAAGCGGCGGCAAATTTACCGGCCTGTTGGACTTTTGTGAGCGCGTCGGCAAAGAACACATGAACCGCCGCACCCTCGAAGCCCTGATACGCGGCGGCGCGTTCGACAGCATCGAACCCAACCGCGCCATGCTCTTGGCAAACATCGACCTCGCCATGAACAACGCCGACCAAAAAGCCGCCAACGCCAATCAGGGCGGGCTGTTTGACATGATGGAAGACGCCATCGAACCGGTGCAGCTCATTGACGCGCCCATGTGGAGCGAATCGGAAAAACTCGCCGAAGAAAAAACCGTCATCGGCTTTTACCTGTCCGGCCACCCCTTCGGCCCGTATGCCCAAGAAGTCCGCCAAATCGCCCCGACCAAATTAGGCCGTCTGAAACCGCAAGACAGCGTGCGCCTCGCCGGATTCGTTACCGCCGTGCGCACCATGATGGGCAAGCGCGGCAAAATCGCCTTTGTCAGCCTCGAAGATTTGAGCGGGCAGATTGAAATCATGGTCAGCGGCCAGACGCTGGAAAATTGCGCCGACTACCTCAAATCCGACCAAGTGCTGATTATCGAATCCAAAGTCAGCCGCGACGACTACGGCGGCGGCGACGGGCTGCGCATCATGGCAAACCAAGTCATGACCCTGCAAATGGCGCGCGAACGCTACGCCCGCAGCCTCAGCCTCGCCCTTACCCCCGGTCATGACATCGAACGCCTCGCCGCCATCCTCACCGCCCACCGCCTGCCCGATACGTCGCACATCCCGCTGCAACTGTCGTACAGCAACGGCAAAGCGTCGGGCAGGTTTCAAGTGCCGCCGAAATGGATGGTGACACCCAGCTCCGCGTTATTCGACGAACTGGAAAAACTGCTCGGCAGCAGGGCAGTGCGCGTGAATTGGTAA
- a CDS encoding ribokinase, translating to MLHIKVVVVGSINMDLVTRATQFARAGETLLGSSFHRYMGGKGANQAVAAARLGACVTIIGAVGDDDFGLEMVTNLRHEGICTDYVQTIMGQNSGMANITVADEENSIIVIAGANMYLTVADIEAAEERFAEADIILSQLEIPMECVIATSKLAAKYNKPFILNPAPARAIPKELLEQITILTPNRYELAASLGAPQGLSPEELILKSPCPVLMTSGSKGAVYKDPKGRLRHVSGFKVQTSDTTGASDAFNGALAVFWHEGIDIAVRKACAAAALSITRSGAQNGMPFEFELSGFLASQK from the coding sequence ATGCTCCATATCAAAGTCGTCGTCGTCGGTAGTATCAACATGGATTTAGTAACCCGCGCCACCCAATTCGCGCGCGCGGGCGAGACTTTGCTGGGAAGCTCATTCCATCGCTACATGGGAGGCAAAGGTGCCAACCAAGCAGTTGCCGCCGCACGCCTAGGTGCATGCGTAACCATCATCGGTGCAGTCGGCGACGACGATTTCGGACTGGAAATGGTAACCAACCTCCGCCACGAAGGCATATGTACCGATTATGTCCAAACCATCATGGGACAAAACAGCGGCATGGCAAACATTACCGTTGCCGACGAAGAAAATTCCATCATCGTTATTGCCGGCGCAAATATGTATCTGACCGTTGCCGACATCGAAGCCGCAGAAGAACGGTTTGCCGAAGCCGACATCATCCTCAGCCAGCTTGAAATTCCGATGGAGTGCGTGATAGCCACATCAAAACTGGCAGCAAAATACAACAAACCCTTTATCCTTAATCCCGCACCCGCCCGCGCCATCCCGAAAGAATTGTTGGAGCAAATTACCATCTTAACACCCAACCGCTATGAGCTTGCCGCCAGCTTGGGAGCACCGCAAGGCTTGTCTCCCGAAGAGTTGATTTTAAAATCCCCCTGCCCCGTCCTGATGACTTCAGGCAGTAAAGGCGCCGTATATAAAGACCCCAAAGGCCGTCTGCGCCATGTTTCAGGTTTTAAGGTACAAACCTCCGACACCACGGGTGCCAGCGATGCCTTCAACGGCGCATTGGCAGTATTCTGGCACGAAGGCATAGACATCGCCGTACGCAAGGCCTGCGCCGCTGCCGCCCTGTCTATTACCCGCTCCGGCGCGCAAAACGGAATGCCTTTCGAGTTCGAGTTAAGCGGCTTTCTCGCCTCTCAAAAATAA